From a region of the Theobroma cacao cultivar B97-61/B2 chromosome 8, Criollo_cocoa_genome_V2, whole genome shotgun sequence genome:
- the LOC18592704 gene encoding tryptophan aminotransferase-related protein 4, with protein MVKSRLSFKFAGCLVSSLILNLLFIINIYVGGQWNLSWSSRAAAEAEAVAATSCSGHGRAYLDGLVVDGNTEPVCECNACYTGPDCSQYIPHCMANADGGDPLFLEPFWLQHAASSALVVAGWHRMSYSFDGSTYISKELERLIRKVHALVGNAVTENRFIIFGTGSTQVLSAAAYALSLENSSSPAGVVASVPYYALYKEQAEYFSSEKFKFQGDANAWKNKSDTSTNMIEVVTSPNNPDGRLNKVILQGPNVKTIYDRAYYWPHFTPITAPADEDLMVFTLSKLSGHAGSRFGWAVVKDENVYNRMTIHMQLSSMGVSRESQLRAFKLLKAALEGEGRELFDFAYQTMKTRWERLTRTLSLSKRFSVQKINPQYCTFYNKFREFSPAYAWLKCEREEDKDCYAVLKEAKIIARQGNRFGSEDRYVRLSLVRSQDDFDILIQRLNKLVSEEDGAKIM; from the exons ATGGTCAAGAGTAGATTAAGCTTCAAGTTTGCGGGATGTCTGgtttcttctttaattctcAACCTGTTGTttattatcaatatttatgTTGGTGGTCAATGGAACCTGAGTTGGAGCTCAAGAGCCGCAGCAGAAGCTGAAGCTGTGGCAGCTACATCCTGTTCAGGCCATGGAAGAGCTTACTTGGATGGCTTGGTGGTTGATGGAAATACTGAACCAGTTTGTGAATGCAACGCATGCTATACAGGGCCTGACTGCTCTCAGTATATCCCTCACTGCATGGCAAATGCCGATGG CGGGGATCCATTATTTTTGGAACCTTTCTGGCTACAGCATGCAGCTAGTAGTGCACTGGTAGTAGCAGGGTGGCACCGAATGAGCTATAGCTTTGATGGTAGCACTTACATCTCAAAAGAACTAGAAAGGCTGATTCGCAAAGTACACGCACTTGTAGGGAATGCTGTCACAGAAAAcagatttattatttttggtaCAGGTTCAACCCAAGTTCTTAGTGCTGCAGCTTATGCCCTGTCCCTTGAAAATTCCTCCTCCCCTGCAGGAGTTGTAGCTTCAGTCCCTTACTACGCG CTCTACAAAGAACAAGCAGAATATTTTAGTTCAGAAAAATTCAAGTTTCAAGGAGATGCTAACGCATGGAAGAACAAATCAGATACCAGCACAAATATGATTGAGGTTGTCACTTCACCAAACAATCCTGATGGACGATTAAACAAAGTGATTCTTCAGGGCCCTAATgtcaaaacaatttatgaTCGTGCATATTACTGGCCGCATTTTACACCAATTACAGCTCCTGCAGATGAAGATCTGATGGTATTTACGCTTTCCAAGCTTTCTGGTCATGCTGGCAGCAGATTTGG GTGGGCTGTGGTAAAGGATGAAAATGTGTATAACAGAATGACAATACACATGCAGCTAAGTTCCATGGGTGTTTCTAGAGAAAGCCAGTTAAGAGCTTTTAAGCTTTTAAAAGCAGCCCTAGAAGGAGAAGGAAGGGAATTATTTGACTTTGCATACCAGACAATGAAGACCAGGTGGGAAAGATTGACCAGGACATTGTCCTTGTCAAAGCGCTTCTCTGTCCAGAAAATTAATCCACAATACTGCACTTTTTACAATAAATTCAGAGAATTCTCACCAG CTTATGCATGGTTGAAAtgtgagagagaagaagataAAGATTGTTATGCAGTTCTCAAGGAAGCTAAAATCATTGCTCGTCAGGGAAACAGATTTGGTTCAGAAGATCGCTATGTTAGACTCAGCCTGGTTCGAAGCCAAgatgattttgatatattaatcCAACGTTTAAACAAATTAGTCTCAGAGGAAGATGGTGCCAAAATCATGTGA